From a single Alloactinosynnema sp. L-07 genomic region:
- a CDS encoding permease-like cell division protein FtsX: MVIYLNTDAEMESVTTELRADKRVGAIKAETKAQGYERFKVIFKDQPELVKLARVEAIPASVIIGVAHGVDRARFAEELRTKFPTADEVRADACSQEPPDRSPAPTS; the protein is encoded by the coding sequence ATGGTGATCTACCTGAACACCGACGCGGAAATGGAGTCGGTGACCACCGAGCTTCGAGCGGACAAGCGGGTCGGCGCGATTAAGGCCGAGACGAAGGCCCAAGGGTACGAGCGGTTCAAAGTGATATTCAAGGACCAGCCGGAATTGGTGAAGCTCGCCCGCGTGGAGGCGATCCCCGCGTCAGTGATCATCGGAGTGGCGCACGGGGTGGATCGGGCCAGGTTCGCCGAGGAGCTGCGGACGAAGTTCCCTACGGCTGACGAAGTACGGGCCGACGCGTGTAGTCAGGAACCTCCAGACCGCTCACCGGCGCCGACGAGCTGA
- a CDS encoding TetR/AcrR family transcriptional regulator yields the protein MSTVKSRREQYSDATRAALIEAATRRFAEFGFAKTALEDVAADINATRGAVYHHFSNKQALFRAVHDTLESAAVDNVTRLAATASDPWEGALWALDAFLDQCLDPTYSRIVWREAPTALGWPEWHLAEGTYAYGIIEKLITALIATKEIDPVPLDTATRIMFSMLGSAGTTLAEAAPADQRRLRDEYSYLISRMIKGWRTPSGQAADHGVGEQTPA from the coding sequence ATGTCGACCGTCAAGAGCAGGCGCGAGCAGTACTCCGACGCCACCCGCGCCGCCTTGATCGAGGCCGCGACCAGGCGGTTCGCCGAATTCGGGTTCGCCAAAACCGCACTTGAGGACGTGGCCGCGGACATCAACGCGACCCGCGGCGCGGTCTACCACCACTTCAGCAACAAGCAGGCCCTGTTCCGCGCGGTGCACGACACCCTGGAATCGGCCGCCGTCGACAACGTGACGCGGCTCGCGGCCACGGCGAGCGACCCGTGGGAGGGCGCGCTCTGGGCGCTCGACGCGTTCCTCGACCAGTGCCTCGACCCGACCTACAGCCGGATCGTCTGGCGGGAGGCGCCCACCGCGCTGGGCTGGCCGGAGTGGCACCTGGCCGAGGGGACCTACGCCTACGGGATCATCGAGAAGCTGATCACCGCGCTGATCGCGACCAAGGAGATCGATCCGGTGCCGCTGGACACGGCCACCCGGATCATGTTCTCCATGCTCGGTTCCGCGGGAACGACGCTGGCCGAGGCCGCCCCGGCGGACCAGCGGCGGCTGCGCGACGAGTACAGCTACCTGATCAGCCGGATGATCAAGGGCTGGCGGACCCCGTCAGGTCAGGCGGCGGACCACGGCGTCGGCGAGCAGACGCCCGCGTGA
- the hemW gene encoding radical SAM family heme chaperone HemW, which yields MPSVLPDGEPAPTDGVLPATALAGLGARPFGVYVHVPFCATRCGYCDFNTYTPGELGTSASPSSWLEGLKRELDLAARVLGTPPAADTVFVGGGTPSLLGADGLGEVLAAVRSTFGLAEGAEVTTESNPESTSPEFFAGISDAGYTRISLGMQSAARHVLAVLDRTHTPGRAVDAAREARAAGIEHVNLDLIYGTPGERPEDLAASLDAVLAAGVDHVSAYALIIEEGTALARRIRRGDLPAPDDDVLADRYEQVDDTLSAAGLTWYEVSNWASSDAARCRHNLGYWLGGDWWGAGPGAHSHVGGVRWWNVKHPARYAELLADGSSPAAGRERLSADDQRVERVLLELRLAEGLPLDALDESGRAQAELAARDGLLDAPSLSAGRCVLTSRGRLLADAVVRRLT from the coding sequence GTGCCCTCCGTCCTGCCTGATGGCGAACCCGCGCCCACCGACGGCGTGTTGCCCGCGACCGCGCTCGCGGGACTGGGCGCGCGCCCCTTCGGCGTCTACGTCCACGTGCCGTTCTGCGCCACCCGCTGCGGCTACTGCGACTTCAACACCTACACGCCGGGCGAGCTGGGCACGTCGGCGTCGCCGTCGTCCTGGCTGGAGGGGCTCAAGCGCGAACTCGACCTGGCCGCCCGGGTGCTGGGCACCCCGCCCGCGGCCGACACGGTCTTCGTCGGCGGCGGCACCCCGTCGCTGCTGGGCGCCGACGGGCTGGGCGAGGTGCTGGCGGCGGTCCGGTCGACCTTCGGGCTGGCCGAGGGCGCCGAGGTGACCACCGAGTCCAACCCCGAGTCGACATCGCCGGAGTTCTTCGCGGGCATCAGCGACGCCGGGTACACGCGGATCTCCCTTGGCATGCAGTCCGCCGCACGACACGTGCTGGCTGTCCTCGACCGGACCCACACGCCCGGCCGCGCGGTCGACGCGGCGCGGGAGGCGCGGGCCGCGGGCATCGAGCACGTCAACCTCGACCTCATCTACGGCACGCCGGGGGAGCGGCCCGAGGACTTGGCCGCCTCGCTGGACGCGGTCCTCGCCGCCGGGGTCGACCACGTCTCGGCCTACGCGCTGATCATCGAGGAAGGCACGGCGCTGGCCCGCCGCATCCGCCGCGGTGATCTGCCCGCGCCGGACGACGACGTGCTCGCCGACCGCTACGAGCAAGTGGACGACACACTGTCGGCGGCTGGGCTGACCTGGTACGAGGTGTCGAACTGGGCCTCGTCGGACGCCGCCCGCTGCCGCCACAACCTGGGCTACTGGCTCGGCGGCGACTGGTGGGGCGCGGGCCCCGGCGCGCACAGCCACGTCGGCGGCGTGCGCTGGTGGAACGTCAAGCACCCCGCCCGCTACGCCGAACTGCTGGCCGACGGCTCGTCGCCCGCGGCGGGCCGGGAGCGGCTCTCGGCCGACGACCAGCGGGTGGAGCGTGTCCTGCTCGAACTGAGGCTTGCCGAGGGCCTTCCGCTGGACGCGCTCGACGAGTCGGGCCGCGCCCAAGCCGAACTGGCCGCGCGCGACGGACTGCTCGACGCCCCGTCGCTGTCGGCGGGCCGCTGTGTCCTCACCTCACGCGGGCGTCTGCTCGCCGACGCCGTGGTCCGCCGCCTGACCTGA
- a CDS encoding cytochrome P450 gives MTETLFNPFAPGFDENPYPHYAELRSADAVQEHPLGFWYVSRFEDVTTLLRSGLSVEPRHLAPHPVRDEMRKAAAGDGDWRLGGLSMLDRDPPDHTRLRGLVAKVFTPRAINALEPRITALVDAALDRMADLGRFDVVDELAFPLPFAVITDMMGMPPTDEARLRELTGTLVRSLEPVVDPELATRIGESDREFAMLTAEAIAWKRANPADDLLTALIDAEHEGDVLSDDELIAQVGLLYVAGHETTVNLISNGVVALLRNPDQLAALRADPTLIDNAVEELLRYDSPVQLSRRITTSAFELAGREIPAGIFVIAGLASANHDPDHWGPDAGDLRLDRPNARHHVSFGAGPHHCLGAALARLEGRIALGRLVERFPDLALDGPVEWNGRINLRGAAKVPVTV, from the coding sequence ATGACAGAGACGTTGTTCAACCCCTTCGCGCCTGGGTTCGATGAGAATCCTTATCCGCACTACGCCGAACTGCGGTCGGCCGACGCGGTCCAGGAACACCCGTTGGGGTTCTGGTACGTCTCCCGCTTCGAGGACGTCACCACCCTCCTGCGGTCCGGCCTGTCGGTCGAGCCGCGCCACCTCGCCCCGCACCCGGTCCGCGACGAGATGCGCAAGGCCGCCGCGGGCGACGGCGACTGGCGCCTGGGCGGCCTCTCGATGCTCGACCGCGACCCGCCAGACCACACCCGCCTGCGCGGCCTGGTCGCGAAGGTCTTCACCCCCCGCGCGATCAACGCGCTCGAACCCCGCATCACGGCACTGGTCGACGCGGCGTTGGATCGGATGGCCGACCTCGGCCGGTTCGATGTGGTGGACGAGTTGGCCTTCCCGCTGCCGTTCGCGGTGATCACCGACATGATGGGCATGCCGCCCACCGACGAGGCCCGGCTGCGCGAGCTCACCGGCACCCTGGTCCGGTCACTGGAACCGGTGGTCGACCCCGAACTGGCCACCCGCATCGGCGAGTCCGACCGCGAGTTCGCCATGCTCACCGCCGAGGCCATCGCCTGGAAGCGCGCCAACCCCGCCGACGACCTGCTCACCGCCCTCATCGACGCCGAACACGAAGGCGATGTCCTCAGCGACGACGAACTGATCGCCCAGGTCGGCCTGCTGTACGTGGCGGGCCACGAGACCACGGTCAACCTGATCTCCAACGGCGTCGTCGCGCTGCTGCGTAACCCGGACCAACTGGCCGCCCTACGCGCCGACCCGACGCTGATCGACAACGCGGTCGAGGAACTCCTGCGCTACGACAGCCCGGTTCAGCTGAGCCGCCGCATCACCACGTCGGCCTTCGAGTTGGCGGGCCGCGAGATCCCGGCGGGCATCTTCGTGATCGCGGGCCTCGCCTCGGCCAACCACGACCCGGACCACTGGGGCCCCGACGCGGGCGACCTGCGCCTGGACCGCCCCAACGCCCGCCACCACGTCTCCTTCGGCGCCGGGCCGCACCACTGCCTCGGTGCGGCCCTGGCCCGGCTGGAAGGTCGGATCGCTCTCGGCAGGCTGGTCGAACGCTTCCCCGACTTGGCACTGGACGGCCCGGTGGAGTGGAACGGCCGAATCAACCTGCGCGGCGCGGCGAAGGTCCCGGTGACAGTCTGA